In one Alnus glutinosa chromosome 12, dhAlnGlut1.1, whole genome shotgun sequence genomic region, the following are encoded:
- the LOC133852203 gene encoding OVARIAN TUMOR DOMAIN-containing deubiquitinating enzyme 5-like, producing the protein MADTQEIEDKTSEATSDDASQKKQETRDEMLARHRKEISQLQNKEIELKKAAAKGSKAEQKAKKKQVEEEISQSSAKLKEKHAEELASLGYVSNDGGGKSNIDNLVKAIAGVSVASQPDQSKPSKGVRRRGKRAQQEADREQRIQEEQSNIVSERMIENEKLERKLEPLGLTVNEIKPDGHCLYRAVEDQLALLSGGSSPYTYQDLREMVATYMRKHSSDFLPFFLSDNAIEGDSDNSLAERFESYCKEVESTAAWGGQLELGALTHCLRKHIMIFSGSFPDVEMGKEYKSDGGNGSSNSSIKLSFHRHAFGLGEHYNSVVPI; encoded by the exons ATGGCTGACACTCAAGAAATAGAGGATAAAACATCTGAAGCAACTTCTGATGACGCATcgcaaaagaaacaagaaactcGTGATGAAATGCTTGCTAGGCATAG GAAAGAGATATCACAACTGCAGAACAAGGAAATTGAACTGAAAAAGGCAGCAGCCAAAGGTAGCAAAGCTGAACAGAAAGCTAAGAAGAAGCAGGTGGAGGAAGAGATATCTCAAAGTTCTGCTAAGCTTAAAGAAAAACATGCTGAAGAACTTGCTTCATTAGGCTATGTCAGTAATGATGGAGGTGGAAAAAGCAATATTGACAATTTGGTGAAAGCCATAGCTGGGGTTTCTGTTGCCAGTCAACCTGACCAATCAAAGCCCAGCAAGGGTGTAAGGAGGCGAGGGAAGAGAGCTCAGCAAGAAGCAGATAGAGAGCAAAGAATTCAGGAAGAGCAGAGCAACATTGTAAGTGAACGAATGATTGAAAATGAGAAATTGGAAAGAAAGCTTGAACCCCTTGGTTTGACTGTTAATGAAATAAAGCCGGATGGGCACTGCCTCTACCGAGCTGTTGAGGACCAGTTAGCGCTCCTATCTGGCGGTTCATCTCCTTATACGTACCAAGACCTTCGAGAAATGGTGGCTACTTATATGAGGAAACATTCGTCGGATTTCCTCCCATTTTTCCTTTCAGATAATGCGATAGAAGGCGATTCTGATAATTCACTAGCAGAGAGATTCGAGTCTTACTgtaaagaggtggagtcaacaGCAGCGTGGGGAGGGCAACTAGAGCTTGGTGCTTTAACTCACTGCCTTAGAAAACATATCATGATATTTTCAGGGTCCTTCCCTGATGTAGAGATGGGGAAGGAGTACAAATCTGATGGTGGGAATGGTTCATCAAATTCAAGTATCAAGCTATCATTCCATAGGCATGCATTTGGGCTTGGCGAGCACTACAATTCTGTGGTCCCAATTTGA